In Monodelphis domestica isolate mMonDom1 chromosome 3, mMonDom1.pri, whole genome shotgun sequence, the following proteins share a genomic window:
- the TMEM59L gene encoding transmembrane protein 59-like isoform X1: MAGAEVLMLLLLLLHPGLLPLATAAGGDPFAKQLGPTSSCQLQCRLWIPHSAVAAAQEELRNACARGCRLFAICHFVAASSEANVTLAECKAACLQAYDQAPEQLACTDGCWRQMPEPLRPSLSPPPSPSPPPPPGHQKGWRPSPPPDTISVMDLLSNLCNKLISSAQSFISSTWTYYLQADNGKVVVFQSQPEIEAPISEATQKHIEVTSSVELHSGPKEKKVKIKGKMTQETSPGPQPEHDFLGCMSKRSGLPKWILASCLLFSVLVMLWLSCASLVTAPDQHVRNQVGGHLGMERGDTECVSCNSVSPSKDSNHGFAHVQDISLSLFPQHGALSSFPLSFEP; the protein is encoded by the exons ATGGCTGGCGCCGAGGTCCTGATGCTACTCTTGCTGCTGCTGCACCCCGGGCTGCTGCCGCTAGCCACGGCAGCCGGTGGAGACCCGTTCGCCAAGCAGCTGGGCCCCACCAGCTCGTGCCAGCTGCAGTGCCGGCTCTGGATTCCGCACTCGGCCGTGGCGGCGGCGCAG GAGGAGCTGCGGAACGCCTGCGCCCGAGGCTGCCGCCTCTTCGCCATCTGCCACTTTGTTGCGGCCAGCTCCGAGGCCAACGTCACCCTGGCCGAGTGCAAAGCAG CCTGTCTGCAGGCCTACGACCAGGCTCCAGAGCAGCTGGCATGCACCGATGGCTGCTGGAGGCAGATGCCCGAACCGCTGAGACCTTCGCTCTCGCCTCCACCTTCACCttctcctccacctccacctGGGCACCAGAAG GGATGGAGACCATCGCCTCCTCCTGACACCATTTCAGTGATGGACCTCTTATCCAATCTGTGCAATAAGTTAATCAGCTCAGCCCAAAGCTTCATCTCCTCCACTTGGACCTATTACCTTCAGGCAGACAATGGGAAGGTGGTAGTTTTCCAG TCACAGCCCGAAATAGAAGCCCCTATATCAGAAGCAACTCAAAAACACATCGAGGTGACCTCCTCTGTGGAGCTCCATTCAG GTCCTAAAGAGAAAAAGGTGAAGATTAAAGGCAAAATGACCCAGGAGACCTCCCCTGGCCCCCAGCCAGAGCATGATTTTCTGGGCTGCATGTCCAA GCGTTCTGGACTGCCCAAATGGATCCTGGCCTCCTGCCTCCTCTTTTCTGTGCTTGTCATGCTGTGGCTCAGCTGTGCCAGTCTCGTGACTGCACCCGACCAGCATGTCCGGAACCAGGTAGGTGGGCATTTGGGAATGGAGAGGGGAGATACtgaatgtgtttcttgtaacTCTGTCTCCCCTTCCAAAGACTCCAACCATGGCTTTGCTCATGTCCAGGATATTTCTCTTAGCCTTTTCCCACAACATGGggctctctcctcttttcccctttcctttgaaCCATAG
- the TMEM59L gene encoding transmembrane protein 59-like isoform X2 translates to MAGAEVLMLLLLLLHPGLLPLATAAGGDPFAKQLGPTSSCQLQCRLWIPHSAVAAAQEELRNACARGCRLFAICHFVAASSEANVTLAECKAACLQAYDQAPEQLACTDGCWRQMPEPLRPSLSPPPSPSPPPPPGHQKGWRPSPPPDTISVMDLLSNLCNKLISSAQSFISSTWTYYLQADNGKVVVFQSQPEIEAPISEATQKHIEVTSSVELHSGPKEKKVKIKGKMTQETSPGPQPEHDFLGCMSKRSGLPKWILASCLLFSVLVMLWLSCASLVTAPDQHVRNQPLSISGDKNYLDDLEWPLAPAPAPMIAVAVEPQEAGPLPLKVEMDRTVL, encoded by the exons ATGGCTGGCGCCGAGGTCCTGATGCTACTCTTGCTGCTGCTGCACCCCGGGCTGCTGCCGCTAGCCACGGCAGCCGGTGGAGACCCGTTCGCCAAGCAGCTGGGCCCCACCAGCTCGTGCCAGCTGCAGTGCCGGCTCTGGATTCCGCACTCGGCCGTGGCGGCGGCGCAG GAGGAGCTGCGGAACGCCTGCGCCCGAGGCTGCCGCCTCTTCGCCATCTGCCACTTTGTTGCGGCCAGCTCCGAGGCCAACGTCACCCTGGCCGAGTGCAAAGCAG CCTGTCTGCAGGCCTACGACCAGGCTCCAGAGCAGCTGGCATGCACCGATGGCTGCTGGAGGCAGATGCCCGAACCGCTGAGACCTTCGCTCTCGCCTCCACCTTCACCttctcctccacctccacctGGGCACCAGAAG GGATGGAGACCATCGCCTCCTCCTGACACCATTTCAGTGATGGACCTCTTATCCAATCTGTGCAATAAGTTAATCAGCTCAGCCCAAAGCTTCATCTCCTCCACTTGGACCTATTACCTTCAGGCAGACAATGGGAAGGTGGTAGTTTTCCAG TCACAGCCCGAAATAGAAGCCCCTATATCAGAAGCAACTCAAAAACACATCGAGGTGACCTCCTCTGTGGAGCTCCATTCAG GTCCTAAAGAGAAAAAGGTGAAGATTAAAGGCAAAATGACCCAGGAGACCTCCCCTGGCCCCCAGCCAGAGCATGATTTTCTGGGCTGCATGTCCAA GCGTTCTGGACTGCCCAAATGGATCCTGGCCTCCTGCCTCCTCTTTTCTGTGCTTGTCATGCTGTGGCTCAGCTGTGCCAGTCTCGTGACTGCACCCGACCAGCATGTCCGGAACCAG ccACTGAGCATCTCTGGGGACAAGAATTACTTGGATGACCTGGAGTGGCCCTTGGCTCCAGCTCCCGCCCCCATGATAGCTGTAGCTGTGGAACCCCAGGAAGCTGGCCCCTTGCCCCTAAAGGTGGAGATGGACCGTACAGTTCTGTAA
- the TMEM59L gene encoding transmembrane protein 59-like isoform X3, which yields MAGAEVLMLLLLLLHPGLLPLATAAGGDPFAKQLGPTSSCQLQCRLWIPHSAVAAAQEELRNACARGCRLFAICHFVAASSEANVTLAECKAACLQAYDQAPEQLACTDGCWRQMPEPLRPSLSPPPSPSPPPPPGHQKGWRPSPPPDTISVMDLLSNLCNKLISSAQSFISSTWTYYLQADNGKVVVFQSQPEIEAPISEATQKHIEVTSSVELHSGPKEKKVKIKGKMTQETSPGPQPEHDFLGCMSKRSGLPKWILASCLLFSVLVMLWLSCASLVTAPDQHVRNQDSRIGSSLKEY from the exons ATGGCTGGCGCCGAGGTCCTGATGCTACTCTTGCTGCTGCTGCACCCCGGGCTGCTGCCGCTAGCCACGGCAGCCGGTGGAGACCCGTTCGCCAAGCAGCTGGGCCCCACCAGCTCGTGCCAGCTGCAGTGCCGGCTCTGGATTCCGCACTCGGCCGTGGCGGCGGCGCAG GAGGAGCTGCGGAACGCCTGCGCCCGAGGCTGCCGCCTCTTCGCCATCTGCCACTTTGTTGCGGCCAGCTCCGAGGCCAACGTCACCCTGGCCGAGTGCAAAGCAG CCTGTCTGCAGGCCTACGACCAGGCTCCAGAGCAGCTGGCATGCACCGATGGCTGCTGGAGGCAGATGCCCGAACCGCTGAGACCTTCGCTCTCGCCTCCACCTTCACCttctcctccacctccacctGGGCACCAGAAG GGATGGAGACCATCGCCTCCTCCTGACACCATTTCAGTGATGGACCTCTTATCCAATCTGTGCAATAAGTTAATCAGCTCAGCCCAAAGCTTCATCTCCTCCACTTGGACCTATTACCTTCAGGCAGACAATGGGAAGGTGGTAGTTTTCCAG TCACAGCCCGAAATAGAAGCCCCTATATCAGAAGCAACTCAAAAACACATCGAGGTGACCTCCTCTGTGGAGCTCCATTCAG GTCCTAAAGAGAAAAAGGTGAAGATTAAAGGCAAAATGACCCAGGAGACCTCCCCTGGCCCCCAGCCAGAGCATGATTTTCTGGGCTGCATGTCCAA GCGTTCTGGACTGCCCAAATGGATCCTGGCCTCCTGCCTCCTCTTTTCTGTGCTTGTCATGCTGTGGCTCAGCTGTGCCAGTCTCGTGACTGCACCCGACCAGCATGTCCGGAACCAG GATTCCAGAATTGGAAGTTCcctcaaagaatattga